One region of Bacillus zhangzhouensis genomic DNA includes:
- a CDS encoding metal-dependent hydrolase, with protein sequence MTGKTHIMGGIAASTAVAYYYGIDPVSMAAAGSAGALIPDLCHTKSKIGRQFPLLSTLISSVFGHRTFTHSLLFLLIIYFLAATYIPNDSLSIGLLVGMASHLILDAGTVNGIKFLFPASIKVRLPLYVKTGSTGEQVVLTVLTVVTCYYIAVICGISIPF encoded by the coding sequence ATGACAGGAAAAACACACATCATGGGCGGAATTGCCGCCTCCACAGCCGTTGCCTACTATTATGGTATCGACCCAGTGTCGATGGCTGCTGCTGGATCAGCAGGTGCCCTGATCCCTGACCTTTGCCATACAAAAAGTAAAATCGGCAGACAATTCCCGCTGCTCTCGACACTGATCAGCAGTGTGTTCGGTCATCGCACGTTTACACATAGTTTATTATTTTTGCTGATCATTTATTTTCTAGCGGCAACATACATTCCAAATGACAGCCTAAGTATCGGTTTACTAGTCGGGATGGCAAGCCATCTCATCCTGGATGCAGGAACAGTGAATGGGATTAAATTTTTATTTCCAGCTTCCATTAAAGTGCGTCTTCCCCTCTATGTCAAAACAGGCAGCACAGGAGAACAAGTCGTACTAACTGTTCTCACCGTCGTTACCTGCTATTACATCGCTGTCATCTGCGGCATATCCATCCCATTCTAA
- a CDS encoding iron ABC transporter permease produces MGSQSNKQLPASDDTIDIVTKPFGTAAVIIIGMIALAFGLFLSVSLGAANIHLQTVWEAIFHFDPQQTSHQIIRELRLPRTVGAALVGAFLAVSGAIMQGMTRNALASPEIMGVTNGSAFAIAIALAFFPGQSSFTLILWSFVGAALGASIVFGVGTMSKGGLTPVKLALAGTAVGALLSSISSAIAIRFDVAQDMSFWYAGGVAGVNWSNIHIIIPVAIAGLIIAMILARSITVLSLGEELAKGLGQYTKTVKVLGILVVILLTGAAVSVAGSIGFIGLVIPHVTRFLVGVDYRWIIPCSAILGAILLIYADIVARLVNAPFETPVGAITAIIGVPFFLYLARRERSGI; encoded by the coding sequence TTGGGCTCACAATCGAATAAACAGCTGCCAGCCAGCGATGATACGATCGATATTGTCACAAAGCCTTTTGGAACAGCAGCTGTTATCATTATAGGAATGATCGCTTTAGCATTTGGTCTTTTTTTATCGGTATCATTAGGAGCGGCAAACATTCATCTACAAACTGTATGGGAAGCCATTTTTCATTTTGATCCACAACAAACTTCACATCAAATCATTCGGGAATTGAGGCTGCCTCGCACAGTTGGAGCCGCACTCGTCGGTGCCTTTTTAGCCGTATCAGGTGCTATTATGCAAGGCATGACAAGAAATGCGCTGGCGTCTCCTGAGATTATGGGGGTGACAAATGGCTCTGCATTTGCGATTGCCATTGCATTAGCATTTTTTCCTGGACAATCCTCTTTCACATTAATTCTTTGGTCATTTGTAGGAGCTGCACTTGGAGCTTCTATTGTGTTTGGTGTTGGTACTATGTCAAAAGGGGGATTGACCCCGGTAAAGCTCGCACTAGCTGGTACGGCGGTTGGAGCACTTTTGAGCTCCATCTCCTCAGCCATTGCTATCCGTTTTGATGTCGCTCAAGATATGAGCTTTTGGTATGCTGGCGGAGTGGCAGGTGTGAATTGGAGCAACATTCATATCATCATTCCAGTTGCCATTGCAGGACTCATCATCGCAATGATCCTTGCCCGTTCGATCACGGTTCTGAGCTTAGGTGAAGAACTGGCGAAAGGACTTGGACAATATACAAAAACGGTCAAGGTGCTTGGTATATTGGTTGTTATTCTTTTAACGGGGGCTGCTGTGTCGGTCGCAGGCTCTATTGGTTTTATCGGGCTTGTGATCCCCCATGTCACTCGATTCTTGGTTGGAGTGGACTATCGCTGGATTATCCCATGCTCCGCTATTTTAGGGGCCATTTTGTTAATTTATGCAGACATTGTTGCGAGGCTGGTCAACGCTCCGTTCGAAACGCCAGTCGGTGCCATTACGGCGATTATAGGCGTTCCTTTCTTCTTATATTTAGCTAGACGTGAAAGGAGCGGAATTTGA
- the modA gene encoding molybdate ABC transporter substrate-binding protein has protein sequence MKTSDTSKKTELVISAAASLQDALKEIESAFNDEHPNVTLTNNFGSSGALKQQIAQGAKADLFFSAAEAPFDELVQSGDIDLHFIKDAIQNELVLIVPKDHSSSIKSFQDVEHIKGKIALGTPESVPAGTYGKEIFTKLNIWDQVKKNAVYGKDVRQVLSYVETGNVEAGVVYMTDALVSKKVKIAAEANQDMHSPIIYPVGIVKGTEHLEEAKSFFQFLQSKAAKSIFKKYGFQVT, from the coding sequence ATGAAGACATCGGATACAAGCAAAAAAACAGAGCTTGTGATTTCAGCAGCGGCCAGTCTTCAGGATGCACTAAAGGAAATTGAATCCGCCTTTAATGATGAGCATCCAAATGTGACATTAACAAATAATTTTGGGTCATCCGGCGCATTGAAACAGCAAATCGCTCAAGGGGCAAAAGCGGATCTCTTTTTCTCTGCAGCTGAAGCGCCCTTTGATGAACTTGTGCAGTCTGGTGACATCGATCTACATTTCATCAAGGATGCCATCCAAAATGAGCTTGTACTCATTGTGCCAAAAGATCACTCTTCTTCTATTAAAAGCTTTCAAGACGTCGAGCACATAAAAGGGAAGATTGCTCTTGGCACACCTGAATCCGTTCCTGCTGGTACATATGGCAAAGAGATTTTCACAAAGCTGAACATCTGGGATCAAGTGAAAAAGAACGCTGTGTACGGCAAGGATGTGCGGCAAGTTTTAAGCTACGTAGAAACAGGAAATGTGGAAGCAGGTGTTGTGTATATGACAGACGCCCTCGTTTCCAAAAAAGTAAAGATTGCAGCTGAAGCCAATCAGGACATGCACTCCCCGATCATTTACCCAGTAGGAATCGTAAAAGGGACAGAACATTTAGAGGAAGCCAAATCCTTTTTTCAATTTCTTCAATCAAAAGCAGCCAAATCAATTTTTAAAAAGTACGGCTTTCAAGTGACATAA
- a CDS encoding MarR family winged helix-turn-helix transcriptional regulator, with amino-acid sequence MDNADILKEIVLVHYEVSRKLNRKLIELEKDITPPQIYALSILIQGKVSHAEELKQRLSLNPGAASIALNKLCEQGYIQRERDKDDSSLVRLEVTEKGLAIYEKHTRLFGKVIQHMMSDFTKDDLKTFLMYLQKMRQTFHDD; translated from the coding sequence ATGGATAATGCAGACATTTTAAAAGAAATTGTTCTTGTACATTATGAAGTCAGCCGTAAATTAAACCGCAAGTTAATTGAGTTAGAAAAAGACATCACGCCGCCGCAGATATATGCTCTTTCTATTTTGATACAAGGGAAAGTATCACATGCCGAAGAGCTGAAGCAAAGACTCTCTTTAAACCCAGGTGCAGCCTCTATTGCACTCAATAAATTATGTGAGCAGGGGTATATTCAAAGAGAACGGGACAAGGACGATTCGTCTCTTGTCCGTTTAGAAGTCACGGAAAAAGGACTGGCGATTTATGAAAAGCATACACGTCTTTTCGGAAAGGTCATTCAGCATATGATGTCAGATTTCACAAAGGATGATTTAAAAACCTTTCTGATGTACTTGCAAAAAATGAGACAAACCTTTCATGATGATTGA
- a CDS encoding aldo/keto reductase, whose protein sequence is MVKSLNDTVTLNNGVEMPWFGLGVFKVEDGNQVVDAVKAAIRNGYRSIDTAAVYKNETGVGKAIKESGVKREDLFITSKVWNTDQGYEKALEAFDASLNRLGLDYLDLYLIHWPGPNADTFKDTWRALEKLYKDGKVRAIGVSNFYIQHLEELLKDAEVVPAVNQVEFHPKLTLVELRQYAKEKGIQIEAWSPLMQGKLLDHDVLKDIAARYNKSVAQIILRWDLQSGVVTIPKSINEERIKQNADIFDFELSKEDMEKINALNNNERVGSNPETMTVGFE, encoded by the coding sequence ATGGTCAAAAGCTTGAATGATACCGTAACACTGAATAACGGAGTGGAAATGCCTTGGTTTGGTTTAGGGGTATTCAAAGTGGAAGACGGCAATCAAGTGGTAGATGCCGTAAAAGCAGCCATACGAAACGGATATCGCAGCATTGATACGGCAGCTGTTTATAAAAATGAGACAGGCGTAGGAAAAGCCATTAAAGAATCTGGTGTGAAACGAGAAGACTTATTTATTACGTCTAAAGTATGGAACACAGATCAAGGTTATGAAAAAGCACTGGAGGCATTTGACGCAAGCTTAAACCGATTAGGTCTTGATTACTTAGACCTGTATTTGATTCATTGGCCTGGACCAAATGCAGATACATTTAAAGACACATGGCGCGCACTTGAGAAGCTTTATAAAGACGGGAAAGTCAGAGCCATTGGAGTCAGCAATTTCTACATTCAGCATTTAGAAGAGCTGTTAAAAGATGCTGAGGTTGTTCCGGCTGTGAACCAAGTTGAGTTTCATCCAAAACTGACACTTGTTGAACTGCGTCAATATGCAAAGGAAAAAGGCATTCAAATTGAGGCATGGTCCCCACTGATGCAAGGGAAGCTACTAGACCATGACGTATTGAAGGACATTGCTGCACGCTACAACAAATCTGTTGCTCAAATTATCTTGCGCTGGGATCTGCAAAGCGGTGTCGTGACCATTCCTAAATCAATCAATGAAGAGCGTATTAAACAAAATGCAGACATTTTTGACTTCGAGCTTTCCAAAGAAGACATGGAAAAAATCAATGCATTAAACAATAACGAACGCGTCGGCTCGAATCCAGAGACGATGACGGTTGGGTTTGAATAA
- the sspJ gene encoding small acid-soluble spore protein SspJ translates to MSFFQKDKKAKSEKEHQQVDQLLEEASKELAGDPLQEAIQKKKNNQQ, encoded by the coding sequence ATGTCATTTTTCCAAAAGGATAAAAAGGCGAAAAGCGAGAAAGAGCATCAGCAGGTAGATCAGCTGTTAGAGGAAGCAAGTAAAGAGCTAGCAGGCGATCCGCTTCAGGAAGCTATACAAAAGAAGAAAAACAACCAACAATAA
- the modB gene encoding molybdate ABC transporter permease subunit — MPMLTEEFLSPIWLSVQVAVVSGLLATVFGTLIGYWMARTSFKGKMIVETLLMMPLVLPPTVVGFLLLVIFGRHSMIGGAVEWIFHQPVIFTWWAAVIASTIVAFPLMYQSAKAGFSTIESDIEGAAKIDGAHSFQVFAYITVPLALPSLLSGSVLSFARALGEFGATLMFAGNIPGKTQTLPTAIYVAIDSGRMELAWAWTICIVILSFMMLLAVRKGST; from the coding sequence ATGCCCATGCTGACTGAAGAATTCCTATCTCCCATTTGGCTGTCCGTGCAAGTTGCCGTTGTGAGCGGGCTGCTGGCAACTGTTTTTGGTACATTGATTGGCTATTGGATGGCGCGAACATCATTTAAAGGGAAAATGATCGTAGAAACGCTCTTAATGATGCCGCTTGTTCTCCCGCCAACAGTTGTAGGATTTTTATTGCTCGTCATATTCGGAAGGCATAGCATGATTGGGGGCGCGGTCGAATGGATTTTCCACCAACCGGTTATTTTCACATGGTGGGCGGCAGTTATTGCATCAACGATTGTGGCATTCCCGCTTATGTATCAATCTGCAAAAGCTGGGTTTTCTACGATTGAGTCAGACATTGAAGGGGCTGCAAAAATAGATGGCGCTCATTCATTCCAAGTCTTTGCCTATATTACTGTTCCACTTGCTCTGCCTTCCCTTTTGTCAGGAAGCGTCCTCAGCTTTGCCAGAGCCCTTGGAGAATTTGGGGCAACCTTAATGTTTGCCGGCAATATCCCAGGAAAAACCCAAACACTCCCAACCGCTATCTATGTGGCGATTGATTCTGGACGAATGGAGCTTGCTTGGGCTTGGACAATTTGTATTGTGATCTTATCTTTTATGATGCTGCTGGCTGTGCGCAAAGGCAGTACATAA
- a CDS encoding ROK family protein, which produces MAYYGAIEAGGTKFCCAIGNEHGDILEEMTIPTEHPDKTIQKLIPFFEQYDIAALGVGSFGPICVQKDDPSYGYIMNTPKVEWKHYPFIPELEKQLGVPVSFTTDVNAAALGELTKGAAKGLNSCLYITVGTGIGAGAVVKNELLHGHSHPEMGHILVRQHESDPFAGVCPAHGNCLEGLAAGPAIEKRWGKPAKELTQEKAVWALEADYLAQALMQYSLILSPERIMMGGGVMKQKQLFPLIREKLAAYVNEYVDLPSLDTYIVSPGLEDKAGMTGALLLAIEAKRNA; this is translated from the coding sequence ATGGCCTATTATGGAGCAATTGAAGCTGGGGGTACAAAATTTTGTTGTGCAATCGGTAATGAGCATGGAGACATCTTAGAGGAAATGACGATTCCGACAGAGCACCCGGATAAAACAATACAAAAGCTCATTCCATTTTTCGAGCAGTATGACATTGCAGCATTAGGAGTTGGCTCCTTTGGACCCATTTGTGTTCAAAAGGACGATCCTTCATACGGTTATATCATGAACACACCGAAAGTAGAGTGGAAGCATTACCCGTTCATACCAGAGCTTGAGAAGCAATTAGGTGTTCCAGTTTCCTTTACAACAGATGTCAATGCCGCAGCACTAGGTGAATTAACAAAAGGGGCTGCCAAAGGGCTGAACAGCTGTTTGTATATAACGGTCGGTACAGGGATTGGTGCGGGGGCTGTTGTGAAAAATGAGCTTCTGCACGGTCATTCACATCCAGAGATGGGACATATTCTTGTGAGACAGCATGAATCAGACCCGTTTGCAGGTGTCTGCCCGGCACATGGAAATTGCTTAGAAGGGCTGGCAGCTGGGCCAGCCATTGAAAAAAGGTGGGGGAAACCGGCCAAAGAGCTTACGCAGGAGAAAGCGGTTTGGGCACTTGAAGCGGATTATTTGGCGCAGGCCCTTATGCAGTACTCGCTCATTTTAAGCCCAGAGCGCATCATGATGGGCGGAGGCGTCATGAAGCAAAAGCAGCTATTCCCACTGATTCGAGAGAAGTTAGCTGCTTATGTCAATGAGTATGTGGACCTGCCGTCGCTTGATACATACATTGTCTCCCCTGGACTTGAGGACAAGGCTGGCATGACTGGTGCGCTGCTCTTAGCCATTGAAGCGAAGAGAAACGCGTGA
- a CDS encoding LTA synthase family protein — translation MKAFFKNHWFLVYSILFMWMKTYIIYQFGFHIRTANLFHEWLLLINPLSFLLPLFGIALFLNKTKQKIFLLTANLILTVILVSNTIFYGFYIDFITIPVLFQAKNMGDMGSSMTELFHPLFLLMLIDFVVLAWLLKRKPLAPKASFKTIKTYYAVCCSFLLFHISSAMMDHPRFLTSSYDREVIVRNLGLFQFHLYDGVAQTARIGQRAFADEDTFSTVANYTKADYSAPDEGYFGLAKGKNVVFISLESTQQFVVDQKVNGQYITPFLNQLAKKSFYFDEFYQQTEQGKTSDSEFIVANSLYPSSSGAVFFTASDNEYDTLYKQLKKENYQSAQFHANNKTFWNRDVMYESFGIDRFYDVDSYQVNEQNSTGWGLKDIDFFDQSIDYLKKLKAPYYSTFITLTNHFPFEIDPKDQLIEEYDSSSAILNRYVTTVRYQDEAIKTFFNRMKEEGLYDNTMFVLMGDHYGISEAHHQAMAELLKKDEITPFDAVKLQRVPFLIYIPGVTDQAPQTISETAGQIDVKPTLLHLLGIETKDAIQFGNDLFSNERTPFAVLRNGNFITDDYLYTKNTCYDQKTKKPVEQEEVCQPYIEKANKELSLSDKVINGNLLRFYQH, via the coding sequence ATGAAAGCGTTTTTCAAAAATCACTGGTTTTTAGTGTACTCCATCCTCTTCATGTGGATGAAAACATACATCATTTATCAATTCGGATTTCACATACGAACAGCCAATCTGTTTCATGAATGGCTGCTTTTGATCAATCCACTTAGCTTTTTGCTCCCTTTGTTTGGGATTGCTCTTTTTTTAAATAAAACAAAGCAAAAGATTTTTTTATTGACCGCAAATTTGATTTTGACAGTGATTCTCGTATCAAATACGATCTTTTATGGATTTTATATTGATTTCATTACGATCCCTGTATTATTCCAAGCGAAAAACATGGGAGATATGGGCAGCAGCATGACGGAATTGTTCCACCCGCTGTTTTTGCTGATGCTCATTGATTTCGTGGTGCTGGCATGGCTCTTAAAGCGCAAACCTTTAGCGCCAAAAGCCTCCTTCAAGACGATCAAAACATATTATGCCGTGTGCTGCAGCTTTCTATTGTTTCATATTAGTTCAGCCATGATGGATCATCCTCGCTTTCTGACAAGCTCTTATGATCGAGAAGTGATTGTACGAAACCTTGGGCTGTTTCAGTTCCACCTGTATGACGGCGTTGCCCAAACAGCGCGTATTGGACAAAGAGCCTTTGCAGACGAAGATACGTTTTCAACCGTAGCAAACTACACAAAGGCAGATTACAGTGCACCAGACGAAGGGTACTTTGGACTTGCTAAAGGCAAAAACGTTGTGTTCATTTCACTCGAATCAACACAGCAATTTGTCGTTGATCAAAAGGTGAATGGACAATACATCACCCCCTTTTTAAATCAACTCGCTAAAAAGAGTTTTTATTTTGATGAATTTTATCAGCAGACTGAGCAGGGAAAGACGTCGGATTCAGAGTTTATTGTCGCTAATTCCCTCTACCCATCTAGCAGCGGCGCTGTCTTTTTCACAGCGAGTGACAACGAATATGACACGTTATACAAACAGTTAAAAAAAGAGAACTATCAATCCGCCCAGTTTCATGCGAATAATAAAACGTTTTGGAATCGTGATGTGATGTATGAATCGTTTGGAATTGACCGTTTTTATGATGTCGATTCGTATCAGGTCAATGAACAGAATTCAACTGGCTGGGGTTTAAAGGATATTGACTTCTTTGACCAATCCATTGATTATTTAAAAAAGTTGAAGGCGCCTTATTACAGCACGTTTATTACCTTGACCAATCACTTTCCATTTGAAATCGATCCAAAGGATCAATTGATTGAGGAATATGATTCGTCCAGCGCGATTTTAAACCGCTATGTGACGACCGTCCGCTATCAGGATGAAGCCATTAAGACATTTTTTAACCGCATGAAAGAAGAAGGACTGTATGACAATACAATGTTTGTCCTCATGGGGGATCACTATGGTATCTCCGAGGCACATCACCAGGCAATGGCAGAACTGCTCAAAAAAGATGAGATCACACCGTTTGATGCTGTGAAATTGCAGCGGGTTCCCTTTTTGATTTACATTCCTGGCGTCACAGATCAAGCACCACAGACAATTTCTGAAACGGCTGGGCAAATCGACGTGAAACCGACACTCCTGCACTTACTCGGTATTGAAACGAAGGATGCCATTCAATTTGGCAATGACTTATTTTCAAACGAACGGACGCCTTTTGCTGTTTTAAGAAACGGAAACTTTATTACAGATGATTATCTCTATACAAAGAACACATGCTATGATCAAAAAACAAAAAAACCTGTTGAACAGGAAGAGGTGTGTCAGCCTTATATCGAAAAAGCCAATAAAGAGCTTTCCTTATCAGACAAAGTAATCAATGGGAATTTGCTGCGTTTTTATCAGCATTAA
- a CDS encoding iron-hydroxamate ABC transporter substrate-binding protein, whose amino-acid sequence MKKRTGFLLISLSILMLFTAACSSTSNKEFAPKKNDMIIYQDVKGEVKLPKNPKRIVLLAESYYGDLVTLGKTPIATTAPIFKNPFFKGQTDGVENLGTTPSVEKVAALKPDMIIAWGEDEKFNQYKKIAPTAAVKYNQYSFKDQLKEFGQMTGTSKKATEWITKWDTKIAEVKPKVTKAVGSKTVSIVSPFDKGIYIFGNTFARGGEIIYDELELKAPKAVKKEAIDSGVGYANISLEKLPEFAGDYIFTSPWSGSKSNGDQVYQSSIWTSLPAVKNKHVFEIDPVGYFFNDPVSLESQLEFIVDRLTSAS is encoded by the coding sequence GTGAAAAAACGAACTGGATTTCTTTTGATTTCTTTATCCATCCTTATGCTCTTTACAGCCGCTTGCAGCAGCACTTCAAATAAAGAGTTTGCACCGAAAAAGAATGACATGATTATATATCAGGATGTAAAAGGGGAAGTGAAGCTTCCGAAAAATCCGAAACGAATTGTGCTTCTTGCAGAAAGCTACTACGGGGACCTCGTCACACTCGGCAAAACGCCGATTGCTACAACTGCACCCATCTTTAAAAACCCTTTTTTTAAAGGGCAAACAGATGGAGTCGAAAATCTTGGAACGACCCCATCTGTCGAAAAGGTAGCCGCTTTGAAGCCAGATATGATTATTGCTTGGGGTGAAGATGAGAAGTTTAATCAATACAAAAAAATTGCCCCAACTGCAGCGGTTAAATACAATCAATATTCCTTCAAAGACCAGCTAAAAGAATTCGGTCAAATGACAGGTACATCGAAAAAAGCAACAGAATGGATCACGAAATGGGATACCAAAATTGCTGAGGTGAAACCAAAGGTAACCAAAGCTGTCGGCAGCAAAACGGTGTCGATCGTATCTCCATTTGATAAAGGCATTTATATCTTCGGAAACACCTTTGCCCGCGGGGGCGAAATCATTTATGACGAGCTGGAATTAAAAGCACCGAAGGCCGTCAAAAAAGAAGCGATCGACAGCGGTGTCGGCTATGCAAATATTTCTCTTGAGAAGCTGCCAGAATTCGCAGGCGACTATATTTTCACAAGTCCATGGAGCGGTTCAAAAAGTAATGGAGACCAAGTGTATCAAAGCAGCATTTGGACATCACTTCCCGCCGTAAAAAATAAACATGTATTTGAAATAGATCCAGTCGGTTACTTCTTTAATGACCCCGTGTCACTAGAAAGTCAGCTAGAGTTTATTGTGGACCGATTGACATCTGCATCATAA
- a CDS encoding amino acid permease encodes MEQTKKWGFWLLTAFVVGNMVGSGIFMLPSTLARHASPLGVTMAWLVTGGGVLMIALVFGHLSIHKPQLTAGPQSYARALFKDPKKGKAAGFIMVWGYWVASWISNVAIITSLAGYLTTFFPILTVKTEVVTFGKEAVTLGQLMTFIVCTILLWGTHTILITSLNAASKLNFITTFSKVLGFVLFIVAGLFAFQTALFEHYYFPVETGSEGVLGLGGQIHHAAISTLWAFIGIESAVILSGRASSQRDVKRATITGLLIALSIYMIITLITMGVLPHDQLQGSDKPFVDVLQLIIGPAGGIVMALLAIICLFGSMLGWILLGSEVPYQAAKAGDFPAVFANTNKKGSPVFALTVTNIMSQLFIFSVMSRTINEAFTFLTTSATLAYLIPYIVSSIYSFKVIMQGDTYELQKGNRTRDGIIALVAMGYSAWVIISGTADLKTFGLGIGLFLVGILLYPFMSKGFAKETV; translated from the coding sequence ATGGAACAGACAAAAAAATGGGGTTTTTGGTTATTGACGGCTTTTGTCGTCGGAAATATGGTTGGTTCAGGCATCTTTATGCTGCCAAGTACGCTTGCCCGGCACGCAAGTCCTTTAGGTGTGACGATGGCATGGCTTGTCACAGGCGGCGGTGTGCTGATGATTGCACTTGTATTTGGGCATTTGTCCATTCATAAGCCGCAGCTGACGGCTGGACCACAAAGTTATGCAAGGGCGCTTTTTAAAGATCCGAAAAAAGGGAAAGCGGCCGGTTTTATAATGGTTTGGGGATATTGGGTGGCAAGCTGGATTAGTAATGTCGCAATTATTACAAGCCTTGCCGGTTATTTAACGACTTTTTTCCCTATTCTCACCGTAAAGACAGAAGTTGTTACCTTTGGAAAAGAAGCGGTCACACTTGGTCAGCTCATGACGTTTATCGTATGTACCATTCTTCTATGGGGAACACATACCATTTTAATTACAAGCTTAAATGCTGCAAGTAAATTGAATTTTATTACGACCTTTTCAAAGGTGCTTGGATTTGTCCTTTTTATTGTTGCGGGATTATTTGCATTTCAAACGGCATTATTTGAACATTATTACTTCCCAGTTGAAACAGGTAGCGAAGGAGTGCTCGGACTTGGAGGCCAAATTCATCATGCGGCCATTTCCACACTATGGGCATTTATTGGAATTGAATCAGCTGTCATTTTATCAGGAAGAGCATCCTCACAGCGCGATGTGAAACGTGCGACGATTACTGGTCTATTAATCGCACTTTCGATCTATATGATTATCACGTTGATTACAATGGGCGTTCTGCCGCACGATCAATTGCAAGGCTCGGACAAACCATTCGTGGACGTGCTTCAGCTTATTATTGGGCCAGCTGGCGGAATTGTCATGGCGCTGCTGGCAATTATTTGTTTGTTTGGTTCGATGCTTGGCTGGATTTTACTGGGTTCAGAAGTACCGTATCAAGCAGCAAAGGCTGGTGATTTTCCGGCAGTGTTTGCAAATACAAACAAAAAAGGAAGCCCTGTTTTCGCTTTGACTGTTACAAATATTATGTCACAGCTGTTTATCTTCTCTGTGATGTCACGTACGATTAATGAAGCTTTTACCTTTTTAACCACATCAGCGACACTTGCGTATCTTATTCCGTATATTGTGTCTTCAATCTACAGCTTTAAGGTCATCATGCAAGGTGACACGTATGAGCTTCAAAAAGGGAATCGAACAAGAGACGGCATCATTGCACTTGTTGCAATGGGATATTCAGCTTGGGTCATTATTTCAGGAACAGCCGACTTGAAAACTTTTGGTCTTGGAATCGGTCTATTCTTAGTGGGTATTTTGCTTTATCCATTCATGTCAAAAGGATTTGCCAAAGAAACGGTATAA